One window of Nymphaea colorata isolate Beijing-Zhang1983 chromosome 11, ASM883128v2, whole genome shotgun sequence genomic DNA carries:
- the LOC116263816 gene encoding protein RICE SALT SENSITIVE 3, translated as MVGSDRSKEAVGMMALHEALRNVCMNSEWTYSVFWTIRPRPRSRGGNGCKVGDDNGSLMLMWEDGFCRPRAAECLEDLDGEDPVRKAFSKMSIQLYNYGEGLMGKVASDKCHKWVFKEPSECEPNISNYWQSSFDALPSEWTDQFASGIQTIAVIQAGHGLLQLGSCKIIPEDLHFVLRMRHTFESLGYQSGFYLSQLFSSTRNGSSSSTNLAKPTIVGRPSPIFNWSQRPLHSAALPASASLTSSLRTGMAATDEPHLFLFPHAPGSQIDDVIGDHEADIKWPNGLSFFSALTGRAEESKLLFGADGVGDFCELGVSSQRRPKPLQQFAVGKSLDSNSNSNRSVENAMDDSKAISEGSNGNGPENGSSGDYLSLEGHGNSNDRFKKVENKFKRSLTLPARVASPSFENNNNHHHPIDYRGPEAGVYSDVMETFLE; from the exons atggTGGGCTCAGATAGGAGCAAAGAGGCAGTTGGGATGATGGCACTCCATGAAGCTCTCAGAAATGTCTGCATGAATTCTGAGTGGACTTACTCGGTCTTCTGGACTATTAGACCTCGCCC GAGGTCTAGAGGAGGCAATGGATGTAAAGTTGGAGATGACAATGGTAGCTT GATGCTCATGTGGGAAGATGGGTTTTGTAGGCCAAGGGCCGCAGAATGTCTGGAAGATCTTGATGGTGAAGATCCTGTTAGAAAAGCCTTCAGCAAGATGTCCATTCAGTTGTATAATTATGGAGAAGG ATTGATGGGTAAAGTTGCTTCGGATAAATGCCACAAATGGGTTTTCAAGGAACCTTCTGAGTGTGAACCCAACATCTCCAACTACTGGCAGAGCTCGTTCGATGCT CTTCCTTCTGAATGGACAGACCAGTTTGCTTCTGGCATTCAG ACCATTGCTGTGATTCAAGCTGGACATGGTCTTTTGCAACTTGGGTCATGCAAGATC ATACCTGAAGATCTGCACTTTGTCTTGAGAATGAGGCATACTTTTGAGTCTCTTGGATACCAATCAGGTTTTTACCTCTCCCAGCTCTTCTCTTCTACCAGAaatggttcatcttcttcaaccaACCTGGCCAAACCCACCATTGTTGGCCGTCCCTCCCCAATCTTCAATTGGAGCCAGAGGCCCCTCCATTCTGCTGCTCTGCCTGCAAGTGCTAGTCTCACCAGCTCTCTAAGGACCGGTATGGCCGCAACTGATGAACCccatctcttcctcttccctcaCGCCCCTGGATCTCAGATCGACGACGTGATCGGCGACCATGAAGCTGATATCAAATGGCCCAACGGTCTATCTTTCTTCAGTGCACTCACTGGTCGAGCAGAAGAGAGTAAACTTCTATTCGGAGCGGATGGTGTTGGTGATTTCTGTGAACTGGGAGTCTCTTCTCAAAGGAGGCCTAAACCGCTGCAACAGTTTGCAGTTGGCAAGTccttggattcaaattcaaattccaatagGAGCGTTGAGAACGCCATGGATGATTCCAAAGCCATCTCCGAAGGATCAAACGGGAATGGCCCTGAAAATGGAAGCTCCGGTGACTACTTGAGCTTGGAGGGCCACGGTAACAGTAATGACAGGTTCAAGAAGGTGGAGAACAAGTTCAAGAGGAGCTTGACCTTGCCTGCAAGAGTGGCTTCTCCATCTTTCGAGAACAataataatcatcatcatccaaTTGATTACAGAGGTCCAGAAGCTGGAGTTTACTCTGATGTGATGGAGACGTTTCTAGAGTGA